A segment of the Psilocybe cubensis strain MGC-MH-2018 chromosome 5, whole genome shotgun sequence genome:
TCTTGTTTATCAACATCCTGCTCATAATACAGAGTAATTTGTAAGTGTGTCTATCCATATATTTCCACCGCACAACAATATTTACTTTACATCAATACAGCGTCGAAATTGTCGTTGCTGTGAGTCCGCCAAATATTCAATTACACACGAACATTTTTTCCAATAGACTTCTATCAGATAAGCGCCCTGCGCAAATGCGAGCTGAAGGTGGTTCAATCTACACGTGAGTTAGTATCCAGCTTTACAACCGTGAGCGCCAATAATCTATCTATCATTTAGTGATTGGAGCTATGTTATGCAAACTATGTGTGTCACGTTCCCTACTTTCGAAGTCATTTATACAAATGTACTAATTGACACCAAGTACTTGTTCTTGGTCTCTGTTTTTTTGCGGGTGGTATGCGATTTTCTGAACAAGGATTCGATCCCAGTGGGTTTCACCTCATACATATATTTAATTTAGTTGATTAAATGTGTAATAGCCGCAACGCAGGTTCATTCCTCCCTTCTTAGTCTGAGTGTCGGTGCCGTGCTACTCCCCGCAGCATATCATTTTACATTAGGCAGCCCGGGAGATGCTTCTTTCGAAACGCAGAAACAGAACATCTTGCATATGAGCCACGGTGTAAGTAATAATATCTATCCAATGAACTAGCATGTTCACGTTGAACTTAGGTATCCATCGTATTGCTATTCAGTTAGTGTTCTGTATTACATTCACATCAAGTTTCTCTCATTTAttgactttcttttctctcaaaAGTTTACTTGTCATATCTAGTATTCCAACTATGGTCTCATACCTACCTATACAACGATcagcacaacaagaagaGTAATAGACTATCCGCCGTCTTACGGGGCAAGCGCGCCGCAAGAATGACACAGTACCCTCCAAACCTAACACAGGCCTCGGAAAGCCACATCGATGTATATAAGCAGGCAAACGAAGCCTTCTCACTAGACCCTCCTCGCAGGCCTTATGCATCCACCCCTTTATCCTCATCTTCGGATATAACAATGCACGAACGTGTGGATATCCATTTGGATCATGTTGCTCATATACCTCCAAAAAACTCGACTGTTCGATTGGTCAATGGCCCTGAAGGAGTCCCAATGTCTCGCAAAACAAGTTACGGCAGTAGCATGCGTTCAACCAGTTCAGGAACATCGCCGTCGATTCTCAAAGAACCCGAACCGGAATCCTCAGTCACCGATATTCCGCCTCAAAAGGAACCTCAATTGAGTTGGTttttgacaatctttctacTGATAATAGTGACGGGCGTAAGCTGTTAAGTGCATCATTTATTTCTCAGCATGTTGATCTCATCCACATGTATAGGCTGTTGCAATTACTGTTGATTGGTTGGTCGAAGCAATGGATGAGGTTTCCACTACTATTAGCAAAGAATGGGTGGGTCTGATACTACTTCCAGCGGTCAGTTCAGTTGCAGGTACATCGTTTCTAAATGCTTTGTATATTGCTATTTCTAACATGACCAAAGAAATCATCACTGCAGTGAAAGTATCTGTAAAAGACGAGTTGACTCTAAGTGTTAGCGTGGCGGTGGGGTCTACAATTGTTCGTAAAATATTTAACCGATGGTTATTATATTCGCTGATGTAAATGACTTCTTCCAGCAAACTGCACTTTTTGTTATCCCGTCAGTTTTCATTCAAATTTTCATCCCTCAAGAGGTAGTCTTTTACATGTCATTGACCCTAGATTTACTGTTATTCTTGGTTGGGTTCTCAAAAAGCCTTTATCCTTGTTGATGGACCCTTTTCAGTCAATGGTGAGTCAGTTTACTTTTTATACCGCCCCATTCTAATGTTACTGTAGGTCCTTTACATAGCAGGTAAACAATTCGCAGTCTCCATTGATTTCCTGTATTTATCACCTCCTGGCTAGTGCACACTATGGGATATGTCGTTGGAGATGGCAAATCAAATTGGCTTGAAGGTGTCATTCTCATCTGTGAGCCGGTTGTCGATATGTGATTCCTCAACTAACGCCATCAACTAGGCCTTTACATTATTATTGCTGTGTCATTTTGGTTTTATCCAGGTTTGTATAGCAGTGTGAGCTTTTCCTGACATAACCTGACCCTCCTTTTGATAGCGTCAAACATCGACTTGACTACTGCATGCAGAGTGTAATATCGCTCATGGACTCCAGTAAACCTACAAACAAGTAAACTATGGACAAGTACATAAACATATATACTAGCATCACATCCACATAATAATGTATCTAAATTGTATAAAACAACTTTCATTACTCTTCTGGCAGTAGGAATTCGGCGATTTGCTCTCTCATCTCAGATCGGCTTAGCTTCACTCCTTGGGCAAGGTCCGGATGGGAATCATGCTCTGCATGTTCTTGCTCTCGCTCTTGCTGACGCAGTTTTTCAATAGTAGACTGAACCCATAGCGGTAGCGGAATATTATCCAGAGACTGTCCAGGAGGCAGTGATGCAATCGTCGCGCGACTGCTACGACTTGTGAGAAGTGTATGACATGCATAGCATAGCTGTGGTGTCAGAGAAGGGACAGTTGGCGTCGAGCCCAACGTCGATGTTTTAGTAAGATTTGTGATTTCGTCTTCCGTCAGATGTGATGGGCGTGTGTTCCCGGACACCGCTGATCTTGCCTCCTGGTATGAGCGTATCGATATCCGCGACTTCCATTCCTGAACGCCACTTTGCGCAGGGCTAGAAGGAGGAAGATAAGCCACTGTGGGAGTAGAAACTTGCAGGGATGAACTTACCGCCCACATAGGATGCAAGTGCCATTCGACCCTTCCTTTGGTGTCAATTTAGCACAAGTTCGGGCGATCGTGGAAACCGTTGCAGGGTAGTCGCTTTCGAGTCCGTATATAAAATCTATGGAAGGTAAGTAAATTTTCTTTGCAATATTCTGTGCAAAGATACCTACCTTTTGTTAGTGCGCTGATCGCGTTCTTCACCCCACTTGGCGAAGTTCTTGAATGGGCAACGATGTTTAGTTTGCACCACCAATCCCAAATTGCACATTCTTTCATGCCAATTTCGCGCATTGGGCGCACTATGCGTATTGGCAATGCATCGCCTGAATTCGGCGGATCCCACACCTCTTGCGCCTCTTCCGCTACTGAGAACCCTGCACCCTGAGCAATGCCTGATATCAGGTTCACTGAGAGAGCTGTCAAGGATGTTCCGAGAAGCAGATGTGATGCCCGTCTCGATGCTGCGGTATGCAGAAGTAGAAGCCGAATTAGAATTTGGACTGCGCTATGGAACGCGGTTGGTGTGGGTAGAGAAGAAAGATAAGTTCGCATGGCCGTAAGAGAGGAGATTTCAGAAGACGAAGTGGCCAACCGTAGATCTAACGAAACTGAGAAGATACAATTGAAAGAAGATTTTTTCTACTTACCTTCATCTCTCATGTCCAAACCAAGAGACCGTGCTGAATTCGACAGATCGCTGCCTCCAAA
Coding sequences within it:
- a CDS encoding Cytoplasmic tRNA 2-thiolation protein 2, with amino-acid sequence MSSCENPNVDKDALMTRRQKFDGKTKICVKCKENRGNIVVRYAVYCKTCFFPLVQGRFRKSLEPTINAPNGTRRKGLKASGSLVVGISGGTSSVAMLDLVAKTYFAPLEADFKGGMEHPRLVDKSVWKGKPYVCYVEVCGAFPGERDRIEEVRHLVESYADAEFEFIPLRLEDSFDKKWWDTFGGSDLSNSARSLGLDMRDEDLRLATSSSEISSLTAMRTYLSSLPTPTAFHSAVQILIRLLLLHTAASRRASHLLLGTSLTALSVNLISGIAQGAGFSVAEEAQEVWDPPNSGDALPIRIVRPMREIGMKECAIWDWWCKLNIVAHSRTSPSGVKNAISALTKDFIYGLESDYPATVSTIARTCAKLTPKEGSNGTCILCGRPAQSGVQEWKSRISIRSYQEARSAVSGNTRPSHLTEDEITNLTKTSTLGSTPTVPSLTPQLCYACHTLLTSRSSRATIASLPPGQSLDNIPLPLWVQSTIEKLRQQEREQEHAEHDSHPDLAQGVKLSRSEMREQIAEFLLPEE
- a CDS encoding Vacuolar calcium ion transporter, giving the protein MARHLGLGGNVPAMLRTESELSCCSVDSASNLINQSDLAEGTNQAELPYFHARSSQSNPSFLNGGHKRHRWTTAFVGWRVAFCSWLNLLLVSIPISWTLNLTLKNSHGLTFSFCVLALLPLVRLHDLATRDLASRVGGSKAGLLNGSMSNFVEIVVAISALRKCELKVVQSTLIGAMLCKLLLVLGLCFFAGGMRFSEQGFDPTATQVHSSLLSLSVGAVLLPAAYHFTLGSPGDASFETQKQNILHMSHGVSIVLLFIFQLWSHTYLYNDQHNKKSNRLSAVLRGKRAARMTQYPPNLTQASESHIDVYKQANEAFSLDPPRRPYASTPLSSSSDITMHERVDIHLDHVAHIPPKNSTVRLVNGPEGVPMSRKTSYGSSMRSTSSGTSPSILKEPEPESSVTDIPPQKEPQLSWFLTIFLLIIVTGAVAITVDWLVEAMDEVSTTISKEWVGLILLPAVSSVAEIITAVKVSVKDELTLSVSVAVGSTIQTALFVIPFTVILGWVLKKPLSLLMDPFQSMVLYIAVHTMGYVVGDGKSNWLEGVILICLYIIIAVSFWFYPASNIDLTTACRV